The Aedes aegypti strain LVP_AGWG chromosome 3, AaegL5.0 Primary Assembly, whole genome shotgun sequence genome contains a region encoding:
- the LOC110679863 gene encoding alpha-amylase 4N-like → MLGLPFGVLLTVLPPFLVAQFNPYFPKDSSGVIVNLLEWTFEDVASECVLYLAPNGINAVQVSPINEVRIMPNRSWRERYEPVSYRISSRSGNESQFQSMVQTCNKAGVRVFVEVVLNNMAGGSGSIKGTGGAVANPSKREYPDVPFSDADFNEACTVLDGSDPHEVRNCQVDDLPDLNQGLARVRQRMIDFMNKMIRMGVAGFYVHSAKNIWPHDLGAIYMKLENLSSSSIPGVPAGSRPCIYHDIADFGEGGSRKNEYTLMGFATEYRFAYELADVMFKRKPFHYMVNLGTRLGYIPRERSVVFLDTPSLQRLPDVADVPLIVTSKHPRIYKIATVFMMAHRYGTPRIMSSFRFSDIDEGPPSDGRGKISKIILNDQDQCTGGWICEHRWKVVQRMLKFRKEVSGQPVINWVDNGQNQVAFCRGKVGFVAINAEISLALKANLFTCLKAGTYCDIISGALKGKACTGLTVKVGGDGRADIYISSAVEEPFIVLLASEKI, encoded by the exons ATGCTTGGACTACCGTTCGGAGTATTACTGACTGTACTTCCACCCTTTTTGGTGGCTCAGTTCAACCCATATTTTCCGAAAGACAGTAGCGGAGTGATAGTGAATCTACTCGAGTGGACATTCGAAGACGTCGCGTCTGAATGCGTCCTCTACTTGGCCCCGAATGGGATCAACGCAGTTCAAGTGTCCCCGATCAACGAAGTCCGTATCATGCCAAATCGGTCCTGGCGAGAACGTTACGAACCTGTTTCCTATAGGATATCCAGCAGATCGGGTAACGAGTCCCAGTTCCAATCAATGGTCCAGACATGCAATAAGGCTGGAGTTCGCGTGTTCGTTGAGGTCGTGCTGAACAATATGGCGGGTGGAAGTGGATCGATTAAGGGTACGGGAGGCGCGGTGGCGAATCCGAGTAAGCGGGAATATCCGGACGTGCCGTTCAGCGATGCGGATTTCAATGAAGCTTGTACAGTTCTGGATGGAAGCGATCCCCACGAGGTGCGCAATTGTCAAGTGGATGATTTGCCCGATCTGAATCAAGGTTTGGCAAGAGTTAGGCAGAGAATGATCGATTTCATGAACAAGATGATCCGGATGGGGGTGGCAGGATTTTACGTCCATTCTGCGAAGAATATTTGGCCCCATGATCTGGGT gcAATTTATATGAAATTGGAGAATCTTAGTTCATCGTCTATTCCCGGAGTCCCTGCAGGTAGCCGCCCGTGCATTTACCACGACATTGCAGATTTTGGAGAGGGAGGTTCCCGGAAAAACGAATACACCTTGATGGGTTTTGCAACGGAATATCGATTCGCATACGAATTGGCGGATGTGATGTTCAAACGAAAGCCGTTCCACTACATGGTCAACCTTGGAACACGGCTGGGTTACATACCCAGGGAGCGATCGGTAGTATTCCTGGACACACCTTCCCTGCAAAGACTACCAGATGTGGCTGATGTACCGCTGATCGTAACCTCCAAACATCCACGAATCTATAAGATAGCCACAGTTTTCATGATGGCCCACCGGTACGGAACTCCGCGGATCATGAGCTCTTTCCGGTTCTCGGATATCGACGAAGGACCCCCGAGCGATGGACGAGGGAAGATCTCCAAGATTATTCTGAACGATCAGGATCAGTGCACCGGTGGATGGATTTGCGAGCACCGGTGGAAGGTCGTTCAAAGGATGTTGAAGTTTCGGAAGGAAGTGTCCGGTCAGCCGGTGATCAATTGGGTTGACAACGGTCAGAACCAGGTAGCGTTTTGCAGGGGAAAAGTTGGATTCGTTGCGATCAATGCGGAGATTTCGTTGGCTTTGAAGGCTAATCTTTTTACTTGCTTGAAGGCTGGCACTTATTGTGACATTATAAGTGGAGCGTTGAAGGGCAAAGCTTGTACGGGATTGACAGTAAAGGTAGGTGGGGATGGCAGGGCCGACATTTATATATCAAGTGCAGTCGAAGAACCATTCATAGTTCTGTTGGcaagtgaaaaaatataa